The Sesamum indicum cultivar Zhongzhi No. 13 linkage group LG1, S_indicum_v1.0, whole genome shotgun sequence genome includes a window with the following:
- the LOC105158731 gene encoding uncharacterized protein LOC105158731, with amino-acid sequence MTEPIYVAIPITPKVDLTGLPDKFLGQFSKRWQQRMKIWLTMKGLFSVIQVIRPQPTNTDPKTAEIAQWTERDQIGRGAILSALSNKLFNVYCSGSYIAKSLWDELDRKYNIEEQGLEKYSVSKFMRYQMVEDRFVAQQTHEIINLEHPLADAEMKLPEKFLIMSIVEKFPKSWKNFGMKLKHQKGRLSPDDLMIDISIEEEHRNQMHKMPVEHQPRANLGETKSE; translated from the coding sequence ATGACCGAGCCGATTTATGTTGCAATTCCGATCACACCCAAGGTCGACTTGACCGGTTTACCGGACAAGTTTTTAGGCCAGTTTTCCAAACGTTGGCAACAacgaatgaaaatttggttgacgATGAAAGGACTCTTCTCAGTGATTCAGGTGATCAGACCTCAACCTACTAATACCGATCCCAAAACTGCTGAGATAGCGCAGTGGACAGAAAGGGATCAAATAGGCAGAGGAGCGATTTTATCAGCCTTGTCAAATAAGCTCTTCAATGTCTATTGTTCCGGTTCTTACATTGCTAAGTCTCTGTGGGATGAGTTGGAtcgaaaatataatattgaagagCAAGGGCTCGAAAAGTATTCTGTTTCCAAGTTCATGAGGTATCAAATGGTTGAGGATCGGTTTGTAGCTCAACAGACTCATGAGATCATCAACCTTGAGCATCCTCTGGCTGATGCTGAGATGAAGCTTCCCGAGAAGTTTCTGATCATGTCTATAGTGGAAAAATTTCCCAAATCCTGgaaaaattttggcatgaaACTCAAGCATCAGAAAGGGAGATTGTCTCCTGATGATCTTATGATTGATATCAGCATTGAGGAAGAACATAGAAATCAAATGCACAAGATGCCTGTTGAACATCAACCAAGGGCCAATCTTGGGGAAACAAAAAGTGAATAA